Proteins from a single region of Lampris incognitus isolate fLamInc1 chromosome 16, fLamInc1.hap2, whole genome shotgun sequence:
- the si:ch211-266g18.9 gene encoding transforming growth factor-beta receptor-associated protein 1 codes for MSLRVFTRAHAYEKQASPKEDKCSSIQCIERYDQNVYTGAKDSTVQHLILSSSTNGNLSLSGERTREGKMRKLGSGSPVTQLRVVPLFNHLLVLWDGSVRALNMFSLEPVQTLKKIQHVSLFDVCKSALAALSRLACVEMVTSSSRRKRVRIHVVGVNRWDVVKEVSLAQEPVALAVDGSCLCLATGDRYLLYDYETESSMELFPHNHNRQNIIVATAGRGEFLLNGPGSLGMFVMTTGISQRPPLQWPAVVLSAAVCFPYILVLQSQALSVYSMLDQQLKQTMSLDGASGLVPATDGALVFTQKQIVALSLVPLEEQIQALIGDQRLEEASLLLGGVQSHLPSESYEELHKLIACLAGFARFYQEAFSEARDLFIKAELDPREIIGLYPDMESCLGEAFHTQLVRVVKRKDLQLLRQADSAAFHRYLDFLGNFLRAVRGMEQGRKCAQEVDCTLLTLYAEQGHNEYLESLVASPNACRLDYCTPFLEQHHRFFALGLLYQIHGQQTDAIQMWVKIADGYHDNASCSNVYEHIVWTLSQLKDRDVVWTFADWALQRNQETGVQIFTKRHPDDRDTFAAEDIVAHLKKYPLALLLYLEFLIHELKSEEEGHHNLLALAYVTQILETLHKEGETESETAATREKLQSLLWESVFYDIPAVYEQVKSTDLCAEKAILLGKAGEHSRALQVLVREERDPHAAEAYCHRAAEGRGGELRQTLLFTLFDVYLSCKDLASAAADLLNNNAQAFALEKVIQLLPEHWSVRLVSQFLLGSLRETFHQRRMRGLQRGLAQAELLRYKVARTQTSRMMLSVDKNQVCTACQRDITVPQFVCNLKGELIHIDCISNEESTRD; via the exons ATGTCTCTGAGGGTTTTCACTAGAGCACACGCCTATGAAAAACAGGCCTCTCCGAAAGAGGACAAATGCAGCAGCATCCAGTGCATTGAGCGCTACGACCAGAACGTCTACACCGGTGCCAAAGACTCGACGGTCCAGCACCTCATCCTTTCCAGCAGCACAAATGGAAACCTCAGTCTGAGTGGGGAGAGAACCAGAGAGGGGAAGATGAGAAAACTGGGCTCAGGCAGCCCGGTAACACAGCTGAGGGTTGTACCGCTTTTCAACCACCTGCTGGTACTGTGGGACGGCTCCGTCAGAGCCCTCAACATGTTCTCGTTAGAGCCGGTGCAGACTCTGAAGAAGATCCAGCACGTGTCCCTGTTCGACGTGTGCAAATCAGCACTCGCGGCCCTGTCCCGGTTGGCATGTGTGGAGATGGTGACGTCATCCAGCCGCAGGAAACGGGTGCGGATCcacgtggtgggtgtgaacaggtGGGACGTTGTGAAAGAGGTCTCGCTGGCCCAGGAGCCCGTGGCCCTGGCAGTGGACGGCTCCTGTCTGTGCTTAGCGACTGGCGACAGATACCTCCTTTATGATTATGAGACTGAAAGCAGCATGGAGCtcttccctcacaatcataacaGGCAGAATATCATCGTCGCCACAGCAGGGAGAGGAGAATTCCTACTGAACGGGCCTGGATCCTTAG GCATGTTTGTGATGACGACGGGGATAAGCCAGCGTCCTCCGCTGCAGTGGCCTGCGGTGGTCCTGTCGGCGGCGGTGTGTTTCCCTTACATCCTGGTCCTGCAGTCCCAAGCTCTGTCTGTCTACAGCATGTTGGACCAGCAGCTCAAACAGACCATGAGTCTGGATGGGGCCAGCGGTCTGGTCCCTGCAACAG aTGGTGCATTAGTTTTCACACAGAAGCAGATCGTGGCTCTTTCCTTGGTGCCTCTGGAGGAGCAGATCCAGGCTCTCATTGGAGACCAGAGGCTGGAGGAGGCCTCGCTGTTGCTGGGTGGCGTTCAAAGCCATCTTCCATCAGAGTCGTACGAG GAGTTGCATAAATTGATCGCTTGCCTGGCCGGATTTGCTCGGTTTTACCAGGAGGCTTTTTCAGAGGCAAGGGATCTATTCAT caAAGCTGAGCTGGATCCCAGAGAAATTATTGGCCTCTACCCTGACATGGAGTCCTGTCTCGGTGAGGCCTTTCACACCCAGCTAGTTCGAGTGGTGAAACGCAAGGACCTCCAGCTGCTACGACAAGCTGACAGCGCCGCATTTCACCGTTACTTGGATTTTCTGGGTAATTTCCTGCGAGCTGTCCGAGGGATGGAGCAAGGCCGGAAGTGCGCTCAGGAGGTGGACTGCACTCTCCTGACGCTTTATGCTGAGCAGGGACACAATGAGTACCTGGAGTCGCTTGTGGCATCTCCCAATGCCTGCAGGCTGGACTACTGCACTCCTTTTCTGGAACAGCACCACAG attttttGCACTGGGCTTGCTATATCAGATCCACGGGCAGCAAACTGATGCAATTCAG atgTGGGTGAAGATTGCAGATGGCTACCATGATAATGCTTCCTGCTCAAATGTGTATGAACACATAGTGTGGACTCTTAGCCAGCTGAAAGATAGAGATGTTGTGTGGACGTTTGCAGACTGGGCTCTGCAGAGAAACCAAGAG ACTGGCGTGCAGATTTTCACCAAGCGTCACCCAGATGACAGAGACACTTTTGCAGCAGAAGACATCGTTGCTCACTTGAAAAAGTATCCACTGGCCTTGCTGCTCTACCTTGAGTTCTTGATCCATGAATTGAAAAGTGAG GAGGAAGGCCATCACAACCTCCTGGCCCTGGCATATGTCACCCAGATACTAGAGACCCTTCATAAGGAAGGggaaacagaatcagagacagcgGCGACCAGAGAGAAACTACAAAGCCTACTATGGGAATCAGTCTTCTATGACATCCCCGCTGTATATG AGCAAGTGAAGTCAACGGACCTCTGCGCTGAGAAAGCCATCCTACTAGGTAAAGCAGGGGAACACTCCCGGGCTCTGCAGGTGCTCGTACGTGAGGAAAGAGACCCCCATGCTGCAGAGGCTTACTGCCACAGGGCTGCCGAGGGCCGGGGGGGAGAGCTGAGACAGACCCTGCTGTTCACTCTGTTCGATGTTTACCTGAGCTGCAAGGATCTGGCCAGCGCCGCTGCAGATCTGCTGAACAACAACGCTCAGGCATTTGCCCTGGAGAAAGTCATCCAGCTCCTGCCTGAGCACTGGTCTGTCCGGCTGGTCTCCCAATTCCTACTGGGATCCCTCAGGGAGACCTTCCACCAGAGGCGGATGAGAGGATTACAGAGGGGTCTGGCCCAGGCAGAGCTCCTCAGATATAAAGTTGCTCGG ACCCAGACGTCAAGGATGATGCTCAGCGTGGATAAGAACCAGGTGTGTACAGCTTGTCAGAGGGACATCACTGTGCCACAGTTTGTCTGTAACCTCAAGGGGGAACTGATCCACATAGACTGTATCAGCAACGAGGAGTCAACCAGGGACTGA